From a region of the Neodiprion fabricii isolate iyNeoFabr1 chromosome 7, iyNeoFabr1.1, whole genome shotgun sequence genome:
- the LOC124186168 gene encoding putative nuclease HARBI1 — MAEPVHEVRIIEELFSSENSDDEEDILLLRNIANRRRKIPRIQNYIADVVNHYNDKQFKSHFRVSRETCNYLIALFEQSEHYPKGPPFGGVRIKTAEEYILCYLWFAGNKSVYRIVAQLFGLSLSTAHAMIESVTTYLTDELGPLVIRFPRTLQEKQDICEEFEEIAGYPGVCGCIDGTFINIRTPAHKIKSTYVNRHDTTALTLQGICDAKKKFLDVFTGIPGKIHDARVFTLSFIRPTVLSMGPDFHILGDSAYPICENLMTPIRDYGNLTDEQREYNRRFCSTRVLIENAFGLLKQRFRQLIRTDMWGVLKTSKFILSCCVMHNLCIERNDFLDGIEHYMAEPEPEAEFIINDEARRLGVLKRNLLSRQFM, encoded by the exons ATGGCAGAGCCAGTTCATGAAGTGCGAATAATCGAGGAGTTATTTTCGTCAGAGAATTCCGATGATGAAGAAGATATTTTGTTATTGCGGAATATCGCCAATAGAAGACGAAAAATTCCGCGCATCCAAAATTACATCGCTGACGTTGTTAACCACTATAACGATAAACAA tTCAAAAGTCATTTCAGAGTGTCGCGAGAAACTTGCAATTATTTAATAGCTTTATTCGAACAGAGCGAACATTATCCCAAAGGACCACCTTTCGGTGGTGTGAGAATAAAAACTGCTGAAGAGTACATTCTATGTTATTTATG GTTTGCAGGTAACAAATCTGTTTACCGCATTGTAGCTCAACTCTTTGGTTTGAGTTTGTCAACAGCGCACGCAATGATAGAAAGTGTAACGACTTATTTAACAGATGAATTGGGTCCACTGGTTATCAGATTTCCTCGTACCTTGCAGGAGAAACAAGACATTTGTGAGGAATTTGAGGAG ATTGCAGGATATCCAGGAGTATGCGGATGCATTGATGGTACGTTTATAAACATCCGTACACCCGCACATAAAATTAAGTCGACCTACGTTAATCGTCACGATACAACGGCATTGACTTTGCAAGGAATATGCGATGCGAAGAAGAAGTTCCTTGATGTGTTTACTGGAATACCAGGAAAAATTCATGACGCGAGAGTATTTACTTTGTCATTTATTCGCCCTACCGTGCTATCAATGGGCCCAGATTTTCATATACTCGGAGATTCTGCTTATCCGATATGTGAAAATCTGATGACACCGATCCGGGATTACGGAAATTTAACAGATGAACAAAGAGAATATAACAGGCGATTCTGTTCAACAAGAGTTTTAATCGAAAATGCTTTCGGGCTTTTAAAGCAAAGATTCAGGCAACTAATAAGAACAGATATGTGGGGTGTTTTAAAGACATCGAAATTTATACTATCATGCTGCGTGATGCATAATTTATGTATCGAAAGAAACGACTTCTTGGATGGAATTGAACATTACATGGCAGAACCTGAGCCTGAAGCAGAGTTTATTATAAACGATGAAGCTCGGCGTTTAGGTGTATTGAAACGCAATTTGCTGTCCAGGCAATTCATGTAA
- the LOC124186169 gene encoding m7GpppX diphosphatase — protein sequence MASVEKASDEATYVNPKKFKSSNEEPQESKKYSVHESLKDLSKFQLKRVLNNNAQKKLLCVEGTFADHDGAAIVLLEKKAFVEEKLDEHLFNESSKLSKEFENDVYGNYNCFPSIEHNSIKTTIIHPAMEKHIAKFENQPIHIVEETPKLYEEITLPHLKKEQFSLQWVYNILEHKAEKERIVFEDPDPKTGFVLIPDLKWDGSLETLYLLAIPMLKGIKSIRDLDQSHLPLLKNIRDAGTKAISKKYSGLPASQLRIYFHYQPSFYHLHIHFTYLKYDAPGIFTEKAHLLSTVINNIEMMGEYYSKATLSFVVKESETLFSKYQAHGVLSSQSVEKK from the exons ATGGCAAGCGTTGAGAAGGCGAGTGACGAAGCGACGTATGTAAATCCGAAAAAGTTTAAGTCGTCGAACGAGGAACCGCAGGAGAGCAAAAAATACAGTGTGCACGAGTCTTTGAAGGATTTGTCAAAGTTCCAGTTGAAACGTGTGTTGAATAACAATGCGCAAAAGAAATTACTGTGCGTTGAAGGGACATTTGCAGATCACGACGGCGCAGCCATAGTTTTGCTGGAGAAGAAAGCTTTTGTCGAGGAGAAGCTGGACGAGCATCTTTTCAACGAAAGCTCCAAACTCAGTAAAGAATTCGAAAACGATGTTTACGGAAATTACAATTGCTTTCCATCCATTGAGCACAACA GTATTAAGACTACAATCATTCACCCGGCAATGGAAAAacatattgcaaaatttgaaaatcaaccgatCCATATCGTTGAAGAAACTCCAAAGCTTTACGAGGAAATCACTTTGCCCCATTTGAAAAAGGAACAATTTTCGCTGCAG TGGGTGTATAACATTTTGGAGCACAAGGccgagaaagaaagaatagtCTTTGAAGATCCAGACCCTAAAACAGGCTTTGTTTTGATACCAGATTTGAAATGGGACGGAAGTCTGGAAACTTTGTACCTCTTGGCAATTCCGATGCTAAAGGGAATAAAATCAATTAGAGATTTGGACCAATCGCATTTGCCGTTGCTTAAGAACATTCGCGACGCCGGCACAAAAGCAATTTCTAAGAAATACAGCGGACTTCCAGCATCGCAGcttagaatttattttcactatcAACCCTCGTTCTATCATCTTCACATTCATTTCACATATTTGAAATATGACGCTCCAG GTATATTCACTGAAAAGGCTCATCTGCTGTCCACAGTCATTAACAACATTGAAATGATGGGAGAATATTATTCTAAAGCTACTTTATCGTTTGTTGTCAAAGAATCGGAGACCTTGTTTTCTAAATATCAAGCACATGGAGTTTTATCCTCACAATCTGTAGAGAAAAAATAG
- the LOC124186170 gene encoding uncharacterized protein LOC124186170 yields the protein MSEQKKKKLPFVFRRIVLDDDEAGIETDAGVLCEVMINGTKNISYVPKSFLSSLGIELPKNLHDKENCSSKTVDTSGDNLERDVSIQASGSTTAIRTVSHVLLPTFNSSNATVKWDDHDTKMMLDLYAENLNHVGPFKKFKTKKKMWEHIAVDISTTFSKYVNGQQCESRFKTVRNRKGLAVTHNKQSGNDAKVVPYQQEMDNIRSIDDSVQPEVLVSVGNTRVLKQKRKEDAARGGTKKKKQDPLLAMYVELQEKKEENKERRHQEKMKIFTEYCLKKQSE from the exons atgagcgaacaaaaaaaaaagaaacttccaTTTGTGTTCAGGAGGATTGTGTTAGATGACGACGAGGCAGGTATTGAAACAGATGCCGGCGTGTTATGCGAGGTTATGATAAATG GTACAAAAAACATCTCATATGTTCCCAAAAGTTTTCTGTCAAGCCTGGGTATTGAACTGCCTAAGAACTTGCACG ataaagaaaattgcTCGTCCAAAACAGTTGATACTTCCGGGGATAACCTAGAACGTGACGTTAGTATACAAGCATCTGGCAGCACGACTGCTATTCGGACTGTTTCGCATGTATTGCTGCCAACGTTCAATAGCTCCAATGCTACTGTGAAGTGGGATGACCATGATACCAAAATGATGCTCGATCTGTACGCCGAAAACTTGAACCACGTTGGACCATTCAAAaagttcaaaacaaaaaaaaagatgtggGAACACATTGCGGTTGACATTTCAACAACCTTCAGTAAATATGTAAATGGTCAACAATGCGAGTCACGATTTAAAACTGTAAGGAATCGTAAAGGTTTAGCTGTTACTCATAACAAGCAGTCAGGCAACGACGCGAAGGTTGTGCCGTACCAGCAGGAAATGGACAACATCAGAAGTATAGACGACAGTGTTCAGCCTGAAGTTCTTGTGTCTGTGGGTAACACCCGCgtattgaaacaaaaacgaaaagaagatGCTGCAAGAGGtggaactaaaaaaaaaaaacaagatccTCTGCTCGCTATGTATGTtgaattgcaagaaaaaaaagaagaaaacaaagaacGTCGGCAtcaagagaaaatgaaaatcttcaCGGAATATTGTCTGAAGAAGCAAAGTGAATAA
- the LOC124186167 gene encoding maternal protein exuperantia, whose product MVSSTVVENGETIAPVVSSSPAVGVPPGDYRLVGWDMDATGRRLIDEICQIAGYTPSSSYGQYVMPFKDLNPPARKRHNIRVVTIGKYRMLKDNKTNKVLKTKSEISALIDFITWLESVKGDAADGVILVYHEPRKVIPSMLLESLRKFNLLDRFKQTVKGFANGFNVAEVKCADTVRTFSLRTLSRVMLDKEEELDNAVDRARLALQVIQHLSAGEETAKGAESSGSGDSDAATKGTIELIREFVQPTHVEEKELAGLKLVLNRQNSLRPVFGMLLRQSRRERQHASLLRRLLAEANVDYVELQEVWSNEKREGLQKLIKEKVTGAKENEEEELLEVLECHFDPEKKMKPKLSVEKKVGKKGNIGKGAVESKENIKNESATESPDTTTTSSPLKEKLVPQENAEVKSSDVKCE is encoded by the exons ATGGTGTCGTCAACCGTAGTCGAGAATGGCGAAACAATCGCCCCGGTGGTAAGTTCGTCACCAGCTGTCGGCGTGCCGCCTGGTGATTATAGGCTCGTAGGATGGGACATGGACGCCACTGGCAGGAGACTGATCGACGAGATTTGCCAAATTGCCGGGTATACGCCGAGTTCCAGCTATGGCCAGTACGTCATGCCTTTCAAGGACCTCAATCCACCTGCCAGAAAGAGGCACAATATTAGAGTTGTTACCATCGGAAAATACCGAATGCTCAAGGACAACAAGACAAACAAG GTCCTAAAGACGAAAAGTGAGATATCTGCGCTGATAGATTTTATCACGTGGCTTGAGTCGGTCAAGGGAGATGCGGCCGATGGTGTGATTCTTGTTTATCATGAGCCACGCAAAGTCATACCTTCCATGCTGCTTGAATCGCTGAGGAAATTCAACCTTTTAGATCGATTCAAGCAAACCGTTAAGGGCTTTGCTAACGGGTTTAACGTTGCAGAGGTCAAATGCGCCGATACAGTACGCACATTTTCCCTACGCACATTATCGCGTGTTATGCTAGACAAG GAAGAAGAGTTAGACAACGCCGTTGATAGAGCGCGTCTAGCTCTCCAAGTCATACAGCACTTGAGCGCTGGTGAAGAAACTGCAAAGGGCGCCGAGAGTAGCGGAAGTGGTGATAGCGACGCAGCGACAAAAGGGACCATAGAACTAATAAGAGAATTCGTACAGCCAACGCATGTCGAAGAAAAGGAATTAGCTG GTTTGAAATTGGTCCTCAATCGTCAAAATAGTCTAAGACCTGTATTCGGAATGCTACTGCGCCAAAGTCGCCGCGAACGACAACATGCTAGCCTCTTACGCCGATTATTAGCCGAGGCTAATGTCGACTACGTAGAACTGCAG gAAGTATGGTCGAACGAGAAAAGGGAAggtttgcaaaaattaataaaagagAAAGTAACAGGAGCGAAGGAAAATGAGGAAGAGGAATTGTTGGAGGTACTCGAGTGTCACTTTGACccagaaaaaaagatgaagcCGAAGTtaagtgtagaaaaaaaagtaggaaagaaaggaaatatTGGCAAAGGTGCAGTGGAATCTAAAGAGAACATCAAAAACGAATCCGCTACCGAGAGTCCAgatacaacaacaacaagttCTCCTTTGAAAGAGAAACTTGTACCCCAGGAAAATGCTGAGGTAAAATCTTCGGATGTGAAATgcgaataa
- the LOC124187242 gene encoding acetyl-CoA acetyltransferase, mitochondrial — protein MFSFLKTAKVLTANSRTFSSKVNLNEVVIVSAVRTPIGSFRGSLSSLPAGKLGAVAIQAAVERSGLTKEQISEVYIGNVCQGGQGQAPARQAVIFAGLPKSTICTTVNKVCSSGMKSIMLASQALQCGHQDVILAGGMESMSNVPFYLKRGEMTYGGMKLEDGIVLDGLIDVYHKFHMGNCAENTASKLGITRQQQDEFAIKSYTRSAAAYEQKAFKDEIVPVNVPQRKGKPDVVFAEDEEYKKVDFSKLAKLSTVFQKENGTVTAGNASTLNDGAAALILTTADNANRLNLKPLARVVAFQDAETEPIDFPIAPALAMPKLLERAGVSKNDIALWEINEAFSVVVLANEKILHLDPSKVNVHGGAVSLGHPIGMSGARIVVHLVHALKAGEKGVASICNGGGGASSILIEKL, from the exons ATGTTTTCGTTCTTGAAAACTGCCAAG GTACTCACAGCCAACTCCAGGACTTTCAGTTCTAAGGTAAATCTCAACGAAGTTGTTATCGTTAGCGCAGTGCGAACGCCGATCGGATCTTTTCGAGGTTCTCTGTCTTCCCTGCCAGCAGGAAAACTCGGGGCTGTCGCTattcag GCAGCTGTCGAGCGCTCTGGTCTTACGAAGGAACAGATATCGGAGGTATATATAGGAAATGTTTGCCAGGGTGGTCAGGGCCAGGCACCTGCTAGACAGGCTGTAATATTTGCAG GTCTTCCAAAGTCAACGATATGTACAACTGTGAACAAAGTCTGTTCGAGTGGCATGAAGTCCATTATGCTGGCCTCTCAAGCGCTGCAGTGCGGCCACCAAGACGTAATACTCGCTGGTGGCATGGAGTCCATGTCTAATGTGCCATTTTACTTGAAACGAGGAGAGATGACCTACGGTGGTATGAAACTGGAG GACGGGATAGTTTTAGATGGTCTCATTGATGTCTACCACAAATTTCACATGGGAAATTGTGCTGAAAATACCGCATCAAAATTGGGTATCACTCGTCAGCAACAGGATGAATTTGCCATAAAGAGTTACACTCGTAGTGCAGCTGCTTATGAACAAAAAGCTTTCAAAGATGAGATTGTTCCGGTTAATGTGCCACAGAGGAAGGGAAAACCTGATGTCGTCTTTGCCGAGGATGAAGAGTACAAAAAAGTTGACTTTTCAAAACTTGCCAAACTTAGCACTGTATTTCAG AAAGAAAACGGCACTGTAACTGCCGGGAATGCATCAACGTTGAATGATGGAGCTGCAGCCCTTATACTGACGACAGCTGACAATGCGAACAGATTAAATCTCAAGCCTTTGGCCAGAGTAGTAGCTTTCCAAGATGCCGAAACAGAACCAATAGATTTTCCAATAGCACCTGCATTGGCTATGCCGAAG CTATTGGAACGTGCTGGAGTCAGTAAAAATGATATTGCACTGTGGGAGATCAATGAAGCCTTCAGTGTCGTCGTTCTTGCTAATGAGAAGATACTTCATCTCGATCCCAGCAAAGTAAACGTTCACGGAGGAGCAGTATCGCTTGGTCATCCGATTGG aATGTCCGGAGCGAGAATTGTTGTTCATCTGGTGCACGCTTTGAAAGCTGGAGAAAAAGGTGTTGCTTCAATCTGCAACGGCGGAGGTGGAGCTTCGTCGATTTTGATTGAGAAATTGTGA